From Agrobacterium fabrum str. C58, a single genomic window includes:
- the repB gene encoding plasmid partitioning protein RepB: MSRKDAIDTLFLKKQPATDRAAVDKSTARVRTGAISAMGSSLQEMAEGAKAAARLQDQLATGEAVVSLDPSMIDGSPIADRLPSDVDPKFEQLEASISQEGQQVPVLVRPHPEAAGRYQIVYGRRRLRAAVNLRREVSAIVRNLTDCELVVAQGRENLNRADLSFIEKALFALRLEDAGFDRATIIAALSTDKADLSRYITVARGIPLNLATQIGPASKAGRSRWVVLAEGLGKPKATDAIEAMLGSEQFKQSDSDTRFNLIFNAVSRPPAKTPKKVRAWSTPKGKKAATIRQETGRTALVFDERLVPTFGEYVADQLDSLYAQFIETNGGGKLDQ, from the coding sequence ATGAGCCGCAAAGACGCAATCGATACTTTGTTCCTCAAGAAGCAACCTGCGACCGATAGAGCAGCAGTCGACAAGTCGACCGCTCGTGTTCGTACCGGAGCGATTTCGGCCATGGGTTCGTCTTTGCAAGAGATGGCTGAGGGCGCAAAGGCTGCAGCTCGGCTGCAGGATCAACTGGCTACAGGCGAAGCCGTCGTGTCCCTGGATCCATCCATGATCGACGGGTCGCCGATCGCGGATCGGCTGCCCTCAGACGTGGATCCGAAATTCGAGCAGCTTGAGGCGAGCATTTCGCAGGAGGGGCAGCAGGTGCCGGTTCTTGTCAGACCGCACCCTGAGGCTGCCGGTCGATATCAGATCGTATATGGAAGGCGGCGGCTGCGCGCGGCAGTAAATCTGCGGAGAGAGGTTTCTGCCATTGTTCGAAATCTCACGGACTGTGAACTGGTCGTGGCCCAGGGCCGCGAAAATCTTAACCGCGCTGACCTCTCGTTCATTGAGAAGGCTCTCTTCGCCCTGCGCCTCGAAGATGCGGGTTTTGATAGAGCCACCATCATTGCCGCGCTATCCACTGACAAGGCCGACCTCAGCCGCTACATAACTGTAGCAAGGGGCATACCGCTGAACCTCGCCACACAAATCGGCCCAGCGTCGAAAGCGGGTCGATCGCGTTGGGTCGTACTTGCCGAGGGGCTTGGGAAGCCTAAGGCAACGGACGCAATCGAAGCGATGCTTGGGTCAGAGCAGTTCAAGCAATCTGATAGCGATACCCGCTTTAACCTCATTTTCAACGCCGTTTCAAGGCCACCTGCGAAGACTCCAAAAAAGGTAAGGGCCTGGAGCACGCCAAAGGGGAAAAAGGCAGCGACGATCCGACAAGAAACTGGACGAACGGCGCTGGTTTTCGACGAGAGACTGGTGCCAACTTTTGGCGAATATGTCGCTGACCAGTTGGACAGTCTGTACGCCCAGTTCATTGAAACCAACGGAGGAGGCAAGCTCGACCAATAG
- a CDS encoding recombinase family protein — MARNTQNQRSGRPQGRIIGYARVSTDEQATDAQEIELRSAGCDIIVQEHGSGAARARPALSKLLREISAGDTLVVVRLDRLARSVSHLLEVIEDMTAKGAHFRSLRDPIDTSTPQGMFSLQVLGAVAQLERALISERTKAGIRAAKSKGKLSGNPGIREKRPEALARMTAAQKAAYGDRIQASANQWLPTVRRMRPDHTWDDIARMLKQRGLDWTPERLRRAVKWMVTERLVDAALLKKSPPRLPEDRLMTLVAGIHSSNPDLKLREIAGQLERLHERTPRGGSKWAPSSVKNLIDRARRSGLITDVDIAAAE; from the coding sequence ATGGCTCGTAACACGCAAAATCAACGTTCCGGTCGGCCTCAGGGCCGTATAATCGGCTATGCCCGCGTTTCGACGGACGAACAGGCGACGGATGCGCAGGAGATCGAACTCAGGTCGGCCGGTTGCGACATTATCGTTCAAGAACATGGTTCCGGCGCGGCGCGTGCCCGCCCTGCTCTTTCCAAACTGCTTCGGGAGATTAGCGCTGGCGACACGCTTGTTGTGGTACGACTTGACCGCCTGGCGCGCTCGGTCAGTCATCTGCTCGAGGTAATCGAGGATATGACGGCGAAGGGCGCGCATTTCCGGTCGCTGCGCGATCCTATCGACACGTCGACGCCGCAAGGAATGTTTTCCCTCCAGGTTCTCGGCGCCGTGGCGCAGCTCGAACGCGCGCTCATTTCCGAACGAACGAAGGCGGGTATCCGCGCAGCCAAGTCCAAAGGAAAGCTTTCCGGCAACCCGGGCATCCGGGAAAAGCGCCCGGAGGCGCTGGCAAGGATGACCGCGGCCCAGAAAGCGGCATATGGCGATAGGATTCAGGCGTCCGCGAACCAATGGCTTCCTACCGTTCGTCGCATGCGACCGGATCACACATGGGACGACATCGCCCGAATGCTCAAGCAGCGGGGCCTCGACTGGACGCCAGAACGTCTTCGCCGAGCCGTGAAGTGGATGGTGACGGAACGCCTGGTGGATGCAGCGCTCCTGAAAAAATCTCCTCCCCGTCTTCCCGAAGATCGCCTGATGACGCTTGTGGCCGGCATCCATTCTTCGAACCCAGACCTGAAGCTCCGCGAGATCGCCGGCCAGCTTGAAAGACTGCACGAGCGCACGCCGCGCGGTGGATCCAAATGGGCGCCCTCGTCCGTCAAGAACCTGATCGACCGCGCCCGACGTTCCGGGTTGATCACCGACGTCGACATCGCCGCGGCTGAATAG
- the trbC gene encoding conjugal transfer pilin TrbC → MSHKIRIAIALAAFAAGSFIGLADPAFASSGGSLPWESPLQQIQQSITGPVAGFIALAAVAIAGGMLIFGGELNDFARRLCYVALVGGVLLGATQIIALFGATGASIGEMEARTGPGIIEPVMLRAQGEGAHG, encoded by the coding sequence ATGTCGCATAAGATCAGGATTGCCATCGCGCTTGCGGCATTCGCCGCCGGCTCTTTCATCGGTTTGGCGGATCCGGCCTTCGCCTCTTCAGGCGGCAGTCTGCCGTGGGAATCCCCGCTTCAGCAAATCCAGCAATCGATCACCGGGCCGGTTGCCGGCTTCATCGCACTCGCCGCAGTCGCGATCGCCGGCGGCATGCTGATCTTCGGGGGCGAGTTGAATGATTTCGCAAGGCGGCTTTGCTACGTCGCCCTCGTTGGCGGCGTTCTGCTCGGCGCGACACAGATCATCGCCCTGTTCGGCGCAACTGGCGCTTCGATTGGCGAGATGGAGGCTCGAACCGGGCCTGGGATCATCGAACCGGTAATGCTTCGCGCGCAAGGGGAGGGGGCCCATGGCTGA
- a CDS encoding conjugal transfer protein TrbD encodes MAEPGSNLARSRVHRALSRPNLLMGADRELVLLTGLAAVILIFVVLTWYAALFGVAIWLVAVAALRMMAKSDPLMRRVYLRHVSYRSHYRPTSTPWRKF; translated from the coding sequence ATGGCTGAGCCGGGTTCCAACCTTGCGCGTTCTCGGGTCCACCGGGCGCTGTCGCGCCCGAACCTGCTGATGGGCGCCGACCGCGAGCTGGTATTGCTCACCGGGCTTGCCGCCGTGATCCTGATCTTCGTCGTGCTGACGTGGTACGCCGCATTGTTCGGCGTCGCGATCTGGCTCGTTGCGGTCGCGGCCCTTCGCATGATGGCGAAATCCGACCCGCTGATGCGCCGCGTTTATCTGCGGCATGTCTCCTATCGGTCCCACTATCGGCCGACCTCGACGCCCTGGCGCAAGTTTTGA
- the trbB gene encoding P-type conjugative transfer ATPase TrbB — MTQLRSHSRLVRKLQDALGDQLCVALDDATVVEIMLNPDGKLFIERLGHGVAPAGLLSPAAAEVIIGSVAHALQSEADDEQPIISGELPIGGHRFEGLLPPVVSGPSFTIRRRASRLIPLDDYVKHKIMTAAQVSVLRSAIASRMNIVISGGTGSGKTTLANAVIAEIVANAPDDRIVILEDTAEIQCAAENAVALHTSDTIDMARLLKSTMRLRPDRIIVGEVRDGAALTLLKAWNTGHPGGVTTIHSNTAMSALRRLEQLTAEVSQQPMQEVIGEAVDLIVSIERTGKGRRVREVIHVEGFANARYRTEHYAQIDEDSHVA; from the coding sequence GTGACCCAGCTGCGCTCTCACTCCCGTCTCGTCCGCAAACTCCAGGACGCACTCGGCGACCAGCTCTGCGTCGCGCTCGATGACGCGACGGTCGTCGAGATCATGCTCAACCCCGATGGTAAGCTCTTCATCGAGCGCCTGGGCCATGGCGTGGCCCCTGCAGGTTTGCTCAGCCCGGCCGCGGCAGAAGTTATCATTGGCAGCGTCGCGCACGCACTGCAATCAGAAGCCGACGACGAGCAACCGATCATCTCCGGCGAATTGCCGATCGGCGGCCATCGTTTCGAGGGCCTGCTGCCGCCAGTGGTTTCCGGACCGAGTTTCACTATCCGGCGGCGGGCCTCGCGCCTGATCCCGCTCGACGACTATGTGAAGCATAAGATCATGACGGCGGCGCAGGTATCGGTTCTGCGCAGCGCGATCGCTTCTCGCATGAACATTGTGATTTCTGGCGGCACCGGTTCGGGCAAGACGACGCTTGCCAACGCGGTCATTGCCGAAATCGTAGCGAATGCGCCGGACGATCGGATCGTCATTCTCGAAGACACGGCGGAGATCCAATGCGCCGCCGAGAACGCGGTCGCGCTCCACACGAGCGACACGATCGATATGGCCCGGCTTCTCAAGAGCACCATGCGTCTGCGGCCCGACCGGATCATCGTTGGTGAGGTGCGCGACGGGGCGGCCCTCACGCTACTCAAGGCCTGGAACACCGGGCATCCGGGCGGCGTCACCACCATCCACTCGAACACGGCGATGTCGGCGCTTCGCCGGCTCGAACAATTGACCGCGGAGGTGAGCCAGCAGCCCATGCAGGAAGTGATCGGCGAGGCGGTGGACCTGATCGTCTCGATAGAACGAACGGGGAAGGGGAGGCGGGTCCGTGAGGTCATCCATGTCGAGGGTTTCGCAAACGCCCGCTACCGAACCGAGCACTACGCGCAGATCGATGAGGATAGTCATGTCGCATAA
- a CDS encoding RHE_PE00001 family protein, translated as MRYEIGDLPLTVLLPAIARAEDQIARLDEIVRRSPVRQGFTERSHFTEAAASMWIAGELVHIEDLVLHDANRDVRTPTHEITIAHSILRARRRIEKADPDWATSRAGIVNLVGRSEGSAERESVGKGRSPLPAELTLNEEDNCFAAEMAEIDAVLDRSTRALEAVVTVEGSKADPLMVGELVVRDPGWDEEGRLSAWRAVLAQADALPTTLAAAVIWDAWESMEPLQRQHWLGTQLVNSYFRVRGKVSSHLFGICSGLKAVPRERRRSHNRASRMLAGLDAMASSAELAMKEVIRLGQAREHLERKLKGKRSSSSLPRVVDLLMARPIVSSSMIVKELKVSHRAALDLVAELGVREVTGRGSFRAWGLI; from the coding sequence ATGAGATATGAAATTGGCGATTTGCCTTTGACAGTGCTGCTTCCGGCTATCGCAAGGGCAGAAGATCAAATCGCGCGTCTGGACGAAATTGTTCGTCGCAGCCCCGTCAGGCAGGGCTTTACCGAAAGGTCTCACTTCACCGAGGCGGCCGCAAGCATGTGGATCGCAGGCGAGCTTGTCCACATCGAGGATCTCGTTCTCCACGACGCAAATCGGGATGTGCGTACCCCGACCCACGAAATCACCATCGCACATTCGATCCTGAGAGCGCGGCGGCGCATCGAAAAAGCTGACCCTGACTGGGCGACGAGCAGGGCTGGGATCGTAAACCTGGTGGGGCGGTCAGAGGGCTCTGCGGAACGAGAGTCGGTAGGGAAGGGGAGATCGCCCTTGCCCGCCGAACTGACGCTGAACGAAGAGGACAACTGTTTCGCCGCGGAGATGGCCGAAATCGATGCAGTTCTTGATCGGTCGACCCGCGCACTCGAAGCGGTGGTAACGGTGGAGGGCAGCAAGGCGGATCCTCTGATGGTCGGTGAGCTCGTTGTCCGGGATCCGGGATGGGACGAGGAAGGGCGCCTTTCGGCTTGGAGAGCGGTTCTGGCTCAGGCTGACGCCTTGCCGACTACCTTGGCGGCCGCAGTGATATGGGACGCATGGGAAAGCATGGAGCCATTGCAGCGGCAGCATTGGCTTGGTACCCAACTCGTGAATTCATATTTCCGGGTGCGCGGAAAGGTGTCCTCGCACCTGTTTGGCATCTGCTCCGGTCTTAAAGCTGTGCCGCGGGAACGGCGGCGATCACACAATCGCGCTTCACGAATGCTTGCCGGGCTGGATGCAATGGCGAGCAGCGCTGAACTGGCCATGAAGGAAGTCATTCGGCTGGGACAGGCGAGGGAGCACCTCGAGCGAAAACTGAAGGGAAAGCGCTCGTCCAGCAGTTTGCCGCGCGTTGTGGACTTGCTGATGGCGCGACCGATCGTGTCCTCGTCGATGATAGTCAAGGAATTGAAGGTTAGCCATCGTGCGGCGCTCGATCTCGTCGCCGAACTCGGCGTTCGGGAAGTGACGGGGAGAGGAAGCTTCCGTGCATGGGGTTTGATTTGA
- the repC gene encoding plasmid replication protein RepC → MQTHISTTSFGRRPMTLGHIASQMAAKAVASDTVAHKWQVFQHIRESRGLIGATDRSLSILNALLTFYPETALTGGAELVVWPSNEQLMARANGMPATTLRRHLAILVDCGLIIRRDSPNGKRFARKGRGGEIEQAYGFDLSPIVARAEEFRDLAQTVQAEKKAFRVAKERLTLLRRDIVKMIETGVEESVPGNWGRVTQTYQGIIGRLPRSAPRQLVESIGQELQELCIEIRDVLESFTKTMNLDANESHIGRHKQNSNPDSKFESEYSSGKKDEAGGSVAETDNVRSLPKRELPLGIVLDACPEMRELAQGGPIRHWRDLLAAAELARPMLGISPSAWREARETMGDQHAAITLASIYQRAGQINNAGGYLRSLTDRAKDGKFSTWPMVMALLRAKLDEQKNAVGAGKPRTAEEVEDDSRLHVSESLLKNLRKPRSW, encoded by the coding sequence ATGCAGACGCATATCTCAACGACGTCCTTTGGGCGGCGGCCGATGACACTCGGCCATATTGCAAGCCAGATGGCAGCAAAAGCGGTCGCATCAGACACTGTCGCCCACAAATGGCAGGTCTTCCAGCACATCCGTGAATCCCGGGGACTGATCGGAGCCACGGACCGCTCACTCTCGATCCTGAACGCGCTGTTGACGTTTTACCCGGAGACCGCCTTGACTGGTGGTGCCGAACTGGTCGTATGGCCTTCTAACGAACAGCTGATGGCTCGCGCCAACGGCATGCCCGCCACGACACTGCGCCGGCATCTTGCCATACTGGTTGATTGCGGGCTCATCATTCGCCGCGACAGCCCCAATGGCAAGCGGTTCGCCCGCAAGGGAAGGGGAGGGGAGATTGAGCAGGCCTATGGGTTCGATCTGTCGCCGATCGTCGCGCGGGCCGAGGAGTTCCGAGATCTGGCCCAGACAGTGCAAGCTGAAAAAAAGGCCTTCCGGGTGGCCAAGGAGCGCTTGACTCTTCTTCGTCGTGACATTGTCAAAATGATCGAAACTGGCGTCGAAGAGAGCGTTCCTGGAAACTGGGGAAGAGTTACCCAGACCTATCAGGGGATCATCGGCCGCCTGCCACGCTCGGCACCTCGGCAGCTTGTCGAGAGTATTGGGCAAGAGCTTCAGGAACTCTGCATCGAGATCCGTGACGTATTGGAATCTTTCACAAAAACGATGAATCTGGACGCCAATGAGTCCCATATCGGTCGCCACAAACAGAATTCAAATCCAGACTCTAAATTTGAATCTGAATACAGCTCTGGAAAAAAAGATGAAGCGGGCGGCAGCGTTGCGGAAACCGACAATGTACGGAGCTTGCCGAAACGCGAGCTGCCTTTGGGAATCGTGCTGGATGCCTGCCCCGAAATGCGGGAATTGGCCCAGGGAGGTCCAATTCGGCATTGGCGCGACTTGCTGGCGGCGGCTGAGCTTGCCCGGCCGATGCTGGGGATTAGTCCGAGCGCCTGGCGGGAGGCCCGCGAAACCATGGGCGATCAACACGCGGCGATCACGCTGGCTTCGATCTATCAGCGGGCCGGTCAGATCAATAACGCTGGGGGCTATCTGCGCAGCCTGACCGACCGGGCCAAGGATGGGAAGTTTTCGACCTGGCCGATGGTCATGGCGTTGCTCCGGGCAAAGCTGGACGAGCAGAAGAATGCAGTTGGCGCTGGAAAGCCGCGAACTGCTGAGGAGGTCGAGGATGACAGCCGCCTCCACGTATCGGAATCGCTGCTCAAAAACCTGCGAAAGCCGAGATCTTGGTGA
- the traI gene encoding acyl-homoserine-lactone synthase, which yields MRILTVSPDQYERYRSFLKQMHRLRATVFGGRLEWDVSIIAGEERDQYDNFKPSYLLAITDSGRVAGCVRLLPACGPTMLEQTFSQLLEMGSLAAHSGMVESSRFCVDTSLVSRRDASQLHLATLTLFAGIIEWSMASGYTEIVTATDLRFERILKRAGWPMRRLGEPTAIGNTIAIAGRLPADRASFEQVCPPGYYSIPRIDVAAIRSAA from the coding sequence ATGCGGATACTCACAGTTTCGCCGGACCAATACGAACGGTATCGAAGCTTCCTCAAACAGATGCACCGCCTTCGCGCGACGGTGTTCGGTGGCCGTCTCGAATGGGACGTCTCCATCATCGCTGGGGAAGAGCGCGACCAATACGATAATTTCAAGCCGAGCTACCTTCTGGCGATTACTGACAGTGGGCGGGTCGCCGGATGCGTCAGACTTCTTCCGGCTTGCGGGCCTACGATGCTGGAGCAGACTTTTTCGCAACTCCTCGAAATGGGCTCGCTCGCAGCGCATTCCGGAATGGTAGAGAGCTCTCGCTTCTGCGTCGACACCTCCCTCGTCTCACGGAGAGATGCGAGCCAGCTGCACCTGGCGACTCTTACCTTATTCGCCGGTATCATTGAATGGTCGATGGCCAGCGGCTACACGGAGATCGTCACGGCGACCGATCTTCGTTTCGAGCGCATCCTGAAGCGTGCTGGATGGCCGATGCGCCGGCTTGGTGAACCCACCGCGATCGGCAACACCATTGCCATTGCCGGAAGACTGCCAGCCGATCGTGCCAGCTTCGAGCAGGTTTGCCCTCCGGGCTACTATTCTATCCCCCGGATCGACGTGGCAGCGATCAGGAGTGCCGCGTGA
- the repA gene encoding plasmid partitioning protein RepA, with translation MSKAAAISRNDRPSVDVTIGEHAEQLSSQLQAMSEALFPPTSHKSLRKFTSGEAARLMKISDSTLRKMTLAGEGPQPELASNGRRFYTLGQINEIRQMLAGSTRGRESIDFVPHRRGSEHLQVVAVTNFKGGSGKTTTSAHLAQYLALQGYRVLAVDLDPQASLSALLGVLPETDVGANETLYAAIRYDDTRRPLRDVIRPTYFDGLHLVPGNLELMEFEHTTPKALTDKGTRDGLFFTRVAQAFDEVADDYDVVVIDCPPQLGFLTLSGLCAATSMVITVHPQMLDIASMSQFLLMTRDLLGVVKEAGGNLQYDFIRYLLTRYEPQDAPQTKVTALLRNMFEDHVLTNPMVKSAAVSDAGLTKQTLYEIGRENLTRSTYDRAMESLDAVNSEIEALIKMAWGRV, from the coding sequence GTGAGCAAAGCCGCTGCCATATCCCGAAATGATCGCCCGTCGGTAGATGTTACCATTGGTGAGCATGCTGAGCAGCTCAGCTCTCAGCTTCAAGCGATGAGCGAGGCTTTGTTTCCTCCGACGTCGCACAAGAGCTTGCGCAAATTCACCTCGGGTGAAGCCGCACGCTTGATGAAAATATCTGACTCAACTCTTCGAAAGATGACACTGGCTGGCGAAGGGCCGCAACCTGAACTCGCCAGCAACGGACGGCGCTTTTACACCCTCGGTCAGATAAACGAAATCCGGCAGATGCTTGCCGGCTCGACTCGAGGACGTGAAAGCATTGATTTTGTGCCTCATCGCCGAGGTTCTGAGCATTTGCAAGTCGTTGCTGTAACCAACTTCAAAGGTGGCTCTGGGAAGACGACGACGTCCGCTCATCTTGCACAGTATCTGGCGTTGCAAGGTTACAGGGTTCTCGCAGTCGATCTCGATCCGCAGGCTAGTCTTTCAGCACTCCTCGGCGTTCTGCCAGAAACTGATGTCGGTGCAAACGAAACGCTCTATGCGGCTATTCGGTACGACGACACACGTCGTCCGTTGCGAGATGTGATCCGACCGACGTATTTTGATGGTCTTCACCTTGTTCCTGGAAATCTCGAGCTTATGGAGTTCGAGCATACCACCCCGAAAGCATTGACTGACAAAGGTACGCGCGACGGATTGTTCTTCACTCGCGTGGCCCAAGCCTTTGATGAGGTCGCCGACGATTACGATGTCGTGGTCATCGACTGCCCTCCTCAGCTTGGGTTTTTGACTCTCAGCGGGTTGTGTGCTGCAACATCAATGGTAATCACCGTACATCCTCAGATGCTGGATATCGCTTCCATGAGCCAGTTTCTCCTCATGACACGCGACCTTCTGGGTGTCGTGAAAGAGGCGGGGGGCAATCTCCAGTACGATTTCATACGCTATCTCTTGACGCGCTATGAGCCCCAGGACGCGCCGCAGACGAAAGTGACGGCACTGCTGCGCAACATGTTCGAGGATCACGTCCTTACAAATCCTATGGTCAAGTCGGCAGCGGTATCTGATGCCGGTTTAACCAAGCAGACGCTCTATGAGATAGGGCGAGAGAACCTTACGCGATCGACATACGACCGGGCGATGGAATCTTTAGATGCGGTGAATTCGGAGATCGAGGCTTTGATCAAGATGGCGTGGGGGCGGGTCTAA
- a CDS encoding DEAD/DEAH box helicase — MVDFKKLREDKAKPKPVAPRDIFHSLPKAVGINDLYVSQAEALDAWYPSRRNDKDVVVKLHTGGGKTLVALLMAQSTMNELGEPVLYLAPTTQLVEQVIAKATEYGIRAVPYTRGQPLASEFLDGNAVLVGAYESLFSGRSKFGVRGSAKPAVKVGGIILDDAHVALSSVRKAFSLTITSKDHLEVYQEMADRFRGAFDEVGRGGAFADITRGKDFGVIEVPSWAWLSKVPEVREFLSQHVEGVDPYIWPLLRDNLAMCHCLFSRKSVTITPTFPPVDLLPTFDDAKRRIYMSATISDDSEIVRTFGASPAAVGRPIQSSSLAGVGERMILVPELMPLGNVAITPMVKQIAKWIAGYAGVAILAPSGTVAKGWLDTAEYPETSEAVSHRIKDMQAGSFKGPIVLANRYDGIDLAGQSCRLLIMDGLPQGTTDYDMFRTNVLADSAVNSLLAQRIEQGLGRGSRGGGDFCVVVLTGSDLVAWIGRKKNLEHLTASSRVQLNVGQEVSEAVASYQEIGETMLKCLNRDPDWVAYHASELAAATRPPGIDELSLKVAGAERRAFRLERVGQYESAIQELEHLISSPDLVQDGQRRAWLSSLAARIAFHMNDDHKGQRLQTSAFATNNNHIPPRIRPAYIPRPMAGPQSMAIVSRILEYQRRGSLIPAYNEAVSALVPDASPFQYEEALKNLGAYLGFDAERPEAVHKTGPDVLWRTSGLFDFVIEAKSDKEKDNPLYKNDHAQLLEAEQWFRRCYPGRQSLRVSALPEPIADRKASTQGTYALKLEEVTKLVGAVRNLYVYLIGQPGDRDVLQERCEAELRRTGLTPDGIKTIYLTEFK, encoded by the coding sequence GTGGTCGATTTCAAAAAGCTTCGCGAGGACAAGGCAAAGCCGAAGCCCGTCGCCCCACGAGATATCTTTCATTCCCTGCCGAAAGCCGTCGGGATCAATGACCTTTATGTTAGCCAAGCCGAAGCTCTCGATGCTTGGTATCCATCCCGGAGAAACGACAAGGATGTCGTTGTAAAACTGCATACGGGGGGAGGAAAGACCCTGGTTGCGCTTCTCATGGCACAATCAACCATGAATGAACTCGGTGAACCCGTTCTTTATCTCGCACCAACTACCCAGCTCGTCGAACAGGTTATTGCCAAAGCGACTGAATATGGAATCCGCGCGGTGCCCTACACGAGGGGGCAGCCTTTAGCCTCCGAGTTTCTTGATGGTAACGCCGTTCTCGTGGGGGCCTACGAGAGCCTTTTCAGTGGTCGCAGCAAATTTGGTGTTCGAGGTTCCGCCAAACCGGCAGTGAAAGTCGGAGGCATCATCTTAGACGACGCGCACGTCGCGCTTTCCTCTGTTCGTAAAGCATTCAGCCTGACGATCACATCGAAAGACCACCTCGAGGTCTATCAGGAGATGGCGGATCGTTTCAGGGGCGCGTTCGACGAGGTCGGACGAGGCGGCGCCTTTGCTGACATCACGAGGGGGAAGGACTTCGGCGTGATCGAGGTCCCCAGCTGGGCTTGGCTGTCCAAGGTCCCCGAAGTTCGGGAATTTCTTTCACAGCATGTCGAGGGCGTCGATCCCTACATATGGCCTCTCCTACGTGACAATCTGGCCATGTGCCACTGCCTCTTCAGCCGCAAATCGGTGACGATCACCCCCACCTTTCCGCCGGTTGATCTTCTTCCGACGTTCGATGACGCTAAACGCCGGATCTACATGTCTGCTACGATTTCGGACGACAGCGAGATTGTTCGCACATTCGGTGCCTCCCCTGCTGCAGTTGGCAGACCGATTCAGTCTTCATCGCTCGCGGGTGTAGGCGAGCGCATGATCTTGGTGCCCGAGCTGATGCCGCTCGGCAATGTCGCTATCACACCGATGGTTAAACAGATCGCGAAATGGATTGCCGGTTACGCCGGCGTCGCGATTTTGGCGCCGTCCGGGACCGTTGCGAAAGGATGGTTGGATACTGCGGAATATCCAGAGACAAGTGAAGCGGTTAGCCACCGCATAAAAGATATGCAGGCCGGATCGTTCAAGGGTCCGATCGTTCTTGCTAACCGGTACGACGGCATTGATTTGGCTGGTCAGTCTTGCCGCCTGCTGATTATGGATGGCCTGCCACAGGGTACGACCGACTACGATATGTTTCGGACGAATGTCCTTGCAGATTCCGCGGTCAACTCGTTGTTGGCCCAGCGGATCGAGCAGGGCCTAGGGCGCGGCTCCAGGGGTGGCGGCGATTTCTGCGTGGTCGTCCTGACGGGAAGCGACTTGGTTGCATGGATCGGACGCAAGAAGAACCTTGAGCATCTGACCGCGAGCAGCCGCGTACAACTCAACGTGGGACAGGAAGTGAGTGAGGCTGTCGCCAGCTATCAGGAAATTGGCGAAACGATGCTCAAGTGTTTGAACAGGGATCCGGATTGGGTTGCCTACCATGCGTCAGAGTTGGCAGCCGCCACCCGGCCCCCGGGGATCGACGAACTGTCGCTGAAGGTCGCCGGTGCTGAGCGCAGGGCTTTCCGGCTGGAAAGAGTGGGACAGTATGAAAGCGCCATTCAAGAACTCGAACACCTGATTTCCTCACCAGACCTAGTCCAGGATGGTCAGAGAAGGGCATGGCTTTCCTCGTTGGCAGCTCGCATCGCTTTCCATATGAATGACGATCACAAGGGTCAGCGACTTCAGACGTCAGCTTTCGCAACCAACAACAACCATATCCCACCTCGCATCCGACCCGCCTATATTCCGCGACCAATGGCAGGTCCACAATCCATGGCGATTGTTAGCCGAATCCTCGAATATCAACGTCGTGGATCGCTCATTCCTGCTTATAACGAAGCGGTCTCGGCTCTAGTGCCCGACGCCTCCCCATTCCAATATGAGGAGGCGTTAAAGAACCTTGGAGCATATCTTGGTTTTGACGCCGAGCGGCCGGAAGCAGTGCACAAAACAGGGCCTGATGTATTGTGGCGAACGAGCGGTTTGTTCGATTTCGTCATAGAAGCCAAAAGCGACAAGGAGAAGGACAACCCGCTCTACAAGAACGACCATGCTCAACTCCTAGAAGCCGAGCAATGGTTCAGGCGATGCTATCCCGGAAGGCAGTCTTTGCGGGTTTCGGCGCTTCCGGAGCCCATCGCCGATCGGAAAGCAAGCACCCAGGGAACGTACGCCCTTAAATTGGAGGAAGTGACAAAGCTCGTCGGAGCGGTCCGGAATCTCTATGTCTATCTAATTGGGCAACCCGGAGACAGGGACGTTCTTCAAGAGCGCTGTGAGGCTGAACTGCGCCGTACTGGCCTAACGCCGGACGGCATCAAGACGATCTATTTAACTGAGTTCAAATGA